A section of the Rhizophagus irregularis chromosome 16, complete sequence genome encodes:
- a CDS encoding pyruvate transporter mpc1 has product MTSYVGFVFQKIKSKEFRDYLMSTHFWGPVANWGLPLAAIADSRKDPEIISPKMTIAMLIYSATFMRFAVKVRPANPLLFACHFTNEGAQLLQGYRYLDYYHFGGKEKKLKQLEESKKAPSPVTL; this is encoded by the exons ATGACTTCTTATGTTGGTTTCGtctttcaaaaaatcaaaagtaaGGAGTTCCGGGATTATCTCATGAG cacg CATTTCTGGGGACCGG TTGCGAACTGGGGACTTCCTTTAGCTGCTATAGCTGATTCTCGAAAAGATCCTGAAATTATATCACCAAAAATGACAATCG cTATGCTTATATATTCCGCTACATTTATGCGTTTCGCTGTTAAAGTAAGACCTGCTAACCCATTACTGTTTGCATGTCATTTCACAAATGAAGGTGCACAATTATTACAAGGGTATCgttatttagattattatcA tTTTGgagggaaagaaaaaaaattaaaacaattagaagaaagtaaaaaagCACCATCACCTGttactttataa